The following nucleotide sequence is from Candidatus Zixiibacteriota bacterium.
CTTTTTGACGCTGTCAGCTTCGGCCTGCGTAATTTTTTCGTTGTCTGCCATGTTCTGAAGGATCTGGTTACGTCGTTTCAGGGCCCTGTCGGGATTCCGAATCGGTGAGAATCCATAAGGCGCCGCCGGCAGACCGGCTATCATGGCGCATTCTTCAATCGAAAGTTCCTCGACATCCTTGTTGAAATAATTTTTGGCCGCCTCGTAGATACCGAACGAGCGATTGCCGAAATCATACTGGTTAAGATACATTTCGAGAATTTCGTTCTTGGAATAGAGCCTCTCAATCTTGACCGCCGTCAGGGCTTCCTTGATCTTGCGTTCGATACTTAAACTGCGATCCAGAAACAGCATCCGCGCCAGCTGCTGGGTTATAGTCGATGCTCCCTGTGAACCGAACCCGCTGGTGAAATTTTTGATCACCGCACGCATCAAGTCACGCGAGGACACTCCCCAGTGTTTGTAGAAATTCTTGTCCTCGGCCGAGAGGATAGCGTCGATCATTCTCTGCGGGATCCGGTCGAATGTAATCAGGTTGCGCTGTTCGGCAAAATATTTCTGGATAATCGAACCGTCACGCGCGTAAATCCGCGTGATCAAAGACGGCTCGATATTGTAGAGCTTGTCGATATCGGGCAGTTCGTGATTGTAGATATGATTAATATAAGAGGCAAACAGCACACCCGAGATTACCAGAACAGCCACCAGCGTGCTGATCGCGATGGTTTTTTTGGGGATATTGCGCCCGCTTTTTGACGGGCTCGATGTCGTCCTCTTCATACGCCGTCTCATATATTCATTATACAGAAGTGAAACGTCATTTCACCAAAAAACTTAAATTTTTTACTCTCGTAGTTCTATTCGAGTTCAAGCAGTATATCCTCGGTCTCGAACCTGTTCCGGACCGAGATCGTGTCAGCAAACAGGTAATACGGTTCCGAATACTCTATCGGCAGTATACGTCCCGGATCATAGCTCCCGTTTGAGTCGAGGTCATCGAAAGCGTAGAAGATATATCTCCCGGCGGGGAGATCGAGGTAAAAGCGCAATGAATCATCTAAATCGAGATCCATTTCGAGCATCCCCTGAAGCGCGCGCAGACGGATCAGCGGGTTGGCATACTGATTCCTTCCAGGCAGTAATACCTTGCCGGAAACCGCTCCCCAGTCAGATTTGTCCAATAATGCAAAACCGACAGTGAGGATCGAATCGCCGGCAGGATTTCCGGAGAGGTCATGAATACGAGTCAAGTCTATGTAGAGCAGGTAATCCCCGCTGTCAGGCTCTTCAAGCGGGAGCTTCGCTCTGATGCTGAGGCTGTGCGCGTCGATTTCCCGGATCGGAAGAAGGCTCGAATCGGGTATCATCACAGTCAGCACTGTGTCGGCCGAATCGATTACAACCGGTTCGGAAAATTTTAGCAGGATCATCGAGTCAAGCGGGAAATCGGGCTGACGGTCGGCCGGAAAGGTGCTCAGCAACGTGGGCGGAAGGCTGTCAGTACGGTTTGTAACCACAAATGAGGCGGTATCCTTGTCCTCGGCCAATGGGTTGTCGTTTTGATCGCGCACCTCTTTGATACTCAATTGGTAACTGCCCGAATCGAGACTGCTGACAGGCTTCAGCAACAGCCTGGTCGAAATCTGCCGGGCGGAGTAGATTTTTTCGAGCTCAACCGCCTGGCTGTCAGCATTTAACAGCGTAAAATTTTGAGTTGACAAGTCAGCGCAATTCACTGCCTCGCTGAAACGGACATCGATTAACAGGTCGCGGTTATATTCGACCGAACCGAGCTCAGGCCGGATCGTATCGGCTGATATGAGATTGAATCTCACACCGCTCAGTATCGGATCAAGTGAATCAAGTCTGATCAGGTTCGCGGGGATCCCGATCGGATCGTTCGCGGGCACATATTCACGGTCGGAGCCGACATCCTTGACCGCGAAAGCATAGTATTCTCCAAGTCCCAGATAATCCATCCGAAAACTACCGTCACTGCCGGTTTGTCCGATATAGTCGGGAAGTGTGTCGAAAATTGAAAAACCGGTGTCGGCCTCGAACAGCCAGATATCAACCCTGTCAGCTGAATTGAAGTTTTCATAGACCTGTCCCGCGATCGAACCGGAATCGAGCATCCGGCCTGTGGAAAAAGCGAATTTGAACGGATTTTCCATACGGTTCCTGCGCAGGTCCTCGATATCGGTCTTGAGCGCGACCAGGTAGGTCTGATCCATTTTCAGGCTGTCCGCGAAACGGATTTTGATTTTATCGCCGTCGACTTTGATCCGGGGAGCAACAGCAGGCATTGGAGAGATAAAGACATTTTGCGCAATCTCATCGGCCTTGATTTTCTCCGAGAATGTCACTTCTATATCGGTCTCACGCGCAACGTTCAGAGCCCCGGCTTGAGGTGTTGTAGCGATCACCTCGGGCGCTGTTTCGTCGGGCGGACCACCCGGAGGAGGTTCAATCTTGGCGCAACCTATGCTCGATAAAATGGTAAATACAAGTAGAATTGCGGTTAATCCGGCAGGCGTTTTCACCGGTCGAGTTTCTCCCTGATCGTGGCATTGTCGGGATCCAGCGCCAAAGCTTTCTCCCACATCTCACGAGCCTGTTCGCGCAGGCCCTTGGCGTAATAGATTTCCGCCAGGTGATCCCAGATCACCACATCGTTTTGCATCTGTTCGAGGGCTTTGCGGATATATTTTTCGGCTTCATCCAGATCCCCCATCTTAAACAGCACCCATCCGTAGCTGTCGAGGTAGGCCGGGTTGAGAGAATCCTGCGCCAGAGCATCCTCGATCATCTGTTTGGCTTCCCGCAGACGAATTCCCTGGTCGGCCAGCATATAGCCGAGATAATTGAGAGCCGGATGAAAATTCGGTTGAAGTTTTAGAAGCCTTTCAAACACCGCGATGGAACTGTCGACCTGTCCCACTCTTTCGAGCGCAGAACCAAGCGTGAACAGGGTTGGGACATCGTCCGTTTCGGAATCGATCAGGCCATCGAGGATATTGACCACCGCCTCGTAACGTTCCTGGGCGGAATAGTAGCGCGACAAAAACAGGCGCATATCTTCACGGCCGGTTTTAACCCGCGACATACCCTGTTTGAGGATATCGACTGCCATATCCAGCGAATCCTGCACACGGTAGACCTCGGCCAGGTTGATCCAGCCGTCGGGAATAGTGTCGGCCATATCGATGACGTTATAGAATCTCTCCTTGGCCAGCTCGAAATCCTGGTTGAACTGCGCGATTCTTCCCAGGTAATACTGTGCCAGAAAATTATTCGGGTTCATCTCCGCCAGCTCGGTAAAGAACTGTTTGGCCATTTCGATCTGATTGGCATCGAGTGCCAGAAGCCCCAGCCGTCCCAGTATCTGTGAGCGGTTGGGATAGTTTTCGGCCACCGACTGGATTTCATAGATCGCGTCATCATCGCGTTCGGTGGTAATATACAATTCGATCAGCTTGAAGCGGGTCTCCAAATCACGCGGAGACTGATCCAGAAATCTCGTCACCATCGTGATCGCCGAATCGATTTCGCCTTTATTCAAAAGCAGGTCGGCATAGCCCATATAGGCATCGCGGTTTTCCGGGCCGGGATCGATTGCCAGCGAGGTTTCGTAGGTTTTCATGGCGCGCGTCGAATCACCCACCGTCAGGTAGAGCTGGACCAGCTCGTTGTACACCTGGGGATTATTGGATAATGCCGTCATTTTTTCATACTGACTGACCGCTTTTTCGAACTGCCCGGTTTGTTTATAATAATTTCCCAGGTACCAGTGGGGAGCGATCTCTGTCGGATCGAGTTTTTCGACGATCCGGTAATACTTGATCGCCTCCTGCCAGTCACCCAGCCCGCGGTGGGCATCGGCCTTCAAAAGCACCGCCTCCGAAAAACGGTTGTCGAGGGGTTTGAGCACTTTCCAGGCTTCATCGTATTCACGCATGCCCAGGTACAGATTGGCCAGCGCGACCCGGATATCGTAGCTGTCAGGCTCGTGCGACAGAGCGGTCCGGTAGTATGACAGAGCCAGTTCGTAGTTCTCTTCCAGTTCGGCGATGACACCATTCGTAAAGTGATAAAATGCCACCGGGTTAAGGGGAGGCTGACGCAGTTCCTCCGCGCTGACCGGTTCAAACTCGACTTTCGGTTTAGGACCGCATCCGGAAAGCATCGAAAACGCTGTCAATGCGGTAATAAGTATGTATAATTTCGGTCTCATCACCATTCTTTAACCACCAACTCCCTGGAAAGTTCTAATTAACAATAAGTTTGGCCCAGCGCAGTTTCCCGACCTTGAGTATATGTTCACCCTTGAAGGGCAGCTCGACCGCGAATTTTGTGAATTTCTCGCCATCGATCTGAAAACCGCCCTGCTTGATCAGGTTGCGCGCCTTGGAGGATGATTCCATCAGCTTGTGATCGGCCAGAAACTTGGGCCAGTAGATCTCCCCCTTTTCCCGGAAATCAGACTGACTGACCACAATCTCGTGCATATCGTCGGGAATTTCCCGCTTGGAGAAAACCGCCTCGAAATCATCCCGGGCAGATTTCGCCTCGGCCTCGGAATAATACATGGCCACAATCTTCTCGCCCAGTTTCTTTTTCAGCTCCATCGGGTTCGCTTTGGGATCATCCAGTTTTCTTTTAATATCAGCCAGGCTGTCATCATCGGCGTCGGTTGTCAGGCGATAGTAGTTATATATCAACGCATCCGGGATCGACATGATCTTGCCGAAAATCTGTTTTGGTTGTTCAGATACCCCGATATAATTGCCGACCGATTTGGACATTCGCTGGACACCGTCGACACCCTCCAGGATCGGCACTGTCAATGCCACCTGGGGCTCGATTCCGTAGGCTTCCATGATCGTACGCCCCGCCAGCAGGTTAAAGAGCTGATCGGTACCCCCGATTTCGACATCGGCCTCGACCATGACCGAATCATAGGCCTGCATCAATGGATACAAGAGTTCATGGACCGAGATCGGCGCACCTGATTTGTACCGTTTCTCGAAATCATCCCGTTCAAGCATACGGGCGACCGTGAAGCGCGAGGTCAGCTCGAGAATATCCCTGAACTGCAGTTTGGCAAACCACTCACCGTTGTAGCGCACCTCGGTATCCTCACGATTCATCAGCTTGAAGAACTGTTCCTGGTAGGTTTTGGCATTTGCCATCACCTGCTCCCGGCTGAGCTGTGGACGGGTTGCAGATTTGCCCGAGGGATCGCCCACCATGGCGGTGTAATCGCCGATAATCAGGACTATCCTGTGCCCCAGGCTCTGAAACTGCTGGAGCTTCCGCAGGCCGACCGTATGACCCAGGTGAATATCCGGGGCGGTTGGATCGAAACCCTGTTTGACCCGGAGAGGTTTGTTCTCTTTATACGATTTTTCCAGCTTTTTAAGGAGTTCGCCTTCAGGCAGGAGATCGACCACGTTTTGGGTCAGTATTTCAAATTGTTCATCCGGTTTCAGCATATATCACCTGTTATCTAAAGTATCGGCCATACTCACCTTAAATTCAGGCAAGGTAAGTTGTTTAGACTGTTCGGGCAAGCAGATTTTGACCGTGCTACGCAGAAGCCGATAATATAGAATTCAGGCAACGATCATGTTCTGTTAAACAGACCAAATCGATCAACCCAGCGCTTCATCCATAGCGCTGTCGCAGATCGCGTAATGCGAAGCTTTCCAGACCGGTTTACCATCCCTGAAGAGAATCATCTGGGGCGACTGGTGCTTAACTCCGCATTTTTCGGCTATCTCATGTGACAGTTGTTTGTTTTCGCGGACCATGACGCGGTAAAACAACGCCTTCCCGTTGTCTTTTACGTACTTCTTTAAATCAGACCAGGTTCCAGCCGAAATCGGACAGGTCGAGGAATGCTTGTACAAAAACACCGGTTTTTCCGCGCTTTCAGACAGAATTTTCTCAAACTCTTCGATCGAATCGATATCCTGAATCATCTAAACCCCCGAGGCTGTGTTGTTTATCTCAATTATAACGTCGGAAGAATGAAAAGGTTTCCATAGCCAAAAGGGACAATATCCCCCCTCTTTTTTTCGACGAATCAACAAAACCGTAATCTGATTTGCTCAAATTTTGAACAGGGTGGTGGCGTATAAATGTAAACTACGCTGAGCTTTGCAGTTAAATGAAGATTTAAGGATTGAATCCGGCAATTTTTTATTGCCATAATTACATATATTATTATATTAAACTGGCTGTAAGTATGTTAGTTTACCTGTCTATAATAAAAAATGGGCCATACTACCCGTGCCTGATCGTAGCAGAAAATTTAGCTTAATATAACCTAACAGAAAGGATCCACATGCGCACCAAACTGTTACTCTCTGTGTTTCTGGTGCTTTTCGCTGTTTCAGTGCTGTCAGCGGAACGCATCGAACTCACATCTTCAGGGCAGGATGTTAACGTTACTGTGCTGGAGTCCAATGACTACCGGACTCTGGTAAAATTTGAAATAGGGGCTTATCATCAAAAGATGATCGACATCAACGGTGACTCTTATTATCAGGTCAGCCTTCCCGGCGAAGCTATTTTGCTGGATGAGGGTGCTCCTGATCTTCCGAGGCTGAGTCGTTCGATCATCATCCCGGATGACGCTCAGATGGATGTCAATGTCATCGAATCGGAATATATCGACGTTGACCATACTCCGGTTGCTCCTTCCAAGGGTAACCTTTTGCGTACTGTCAATCCGGATGATGTCCCGTATCCTTTCGGTGATGTTTACCAGTCTGATTCATGGTATCCGCGGGAACTGGCCTCTATCCGCGAGCCGTTCATCATGCGCGACTATCGCGGTACCGTGATCGACCTGAACGCATTCCAGTATCATCCCCAGCGTCAGACCCTGCGTGTTTTCACCTCGGTAACAGTCGAGGTCAAGAACATCGGCATGGGTCAGGTCAATATCCTCGAAAATGCCGACCGCACCCATGTGGTCCCGGATTTCGAGAACATTTACAAAAGACGCTTCATCAATTTCGATCACATGATGGGCAAATACACCATGCTCCCGCAGGAAGGCGAGATGCTGGTAATCTCTCATGGCACATACATGACCGCGATGCAGCCGTTTGTCGACTGGAAGCTCCAGAAGGGTATCAAGACCACTTTGGTCGATGTCGCCACGATCGGTGCCAATGTCACCTCGATTTCGAATTTCATCGATGATTTCGAGGACACCACCGACCTGGCTTTCGTACTCCTGGTGGGTGACTATATCCATGTCCCGACCCCGTCGGCTTCTGGCGGCGCGTCCGATCCTACCTACGGCAAGGTGATCGGCACCGACGATTACCCGGATGTGATTATCGGCCGATTCTCGGCCGAGACTATCGCTGATGTCGAGACCCAGGTCGATCGTACTATCTACCACGAGCTCAATGTCACCAGCGGTGACTGGCTCCATAAGGGAATGGGTGTCGCCTCGACCCAGGGTGCCGGCAGTGGCC
It contains:
- a CDS encoding tetratricopeptide repeat protein is translated as MVMRPKLYILITALTAFSMLSGCGPKPKVEFEPVSAEELRQPPLNPVAFYHFTNGVIAELEENYELALSYYRTALSHEPDSYDIRVALANLYLGMREYDEAWKVLKPLDNRFSEAVLLKADAHRGLGDWQEAIKYYRIVEKLDPTEIAPHWYLGNYYKQTGQFEKAVSQYEKMTALSNNPQVYNELVQLYLTVGDSTRAMKTYETSLAIDPGPENRDAYMGYADLLLNKGEIDSAITMVTRFLDQSPRDLETRFKLIELYITTERDDDAIYEIQSVAENYPNRSQILGRLGLLALDANQIEMAKQFFTELAEMNPNNFLAQYYLGRIAQFNQDFELAKERFYNVIDMADTIPDGWINLAEVYRVQDSLDMAVDILKQGMSRVKTGREDMRLFLSRYYSAQERYEAVVNILDGLIDSETDDVPTLFTLGSALERVGQVDSSIAVFERLLKLQPNFHPALNYLGYMLADQGIRLREAKQMIEDALAQDSLNPAYLDSYGWVLFKMGDLDEAEKYIRKALEQMQNDVVIWDHLAEIYYAKGLREQAREMWEKALALDPDNATIREKLDR
- a CDS encoding tyrosine--tRNA ligase; amino-acid sequence: MLKPDEQFEILTQNVVDLLPEGELLKKLEKSYKENKPLRVKQGFDPTAPDIHLGHTVGLRKLQQFQSLGHRIVLIIGDYTAMVGDPSGKSATRPQLSREQVMANAKTYQEQFFKLMNREDTEVRYNGEWFAKLQFRDILELTSRFTVARMLERDDFEKRYKSGAPISVHELLYPLMQAYDSVMVEADVEIGGTDQLFNLLAGRTIMEAYGIEPQVALTVPILEGVDGVQRMSKSVGNYIGVSEQPKQIFGKIMSIPDALIYNYYRLTTDADDDSLADIKRKLDDPKANPMELKKKLGEKIVAMYYSEAEAKSARDDFEAVFSKREIPDDMHEIVVSQSDFREKGEIYWPKFLADHKLMESSSKARNLIKQGGFQIDGEKFTKFAVELPFKGEHILKVGKLRWAKLIVN
- the ytxJ gene encoding bacillithiol system redox-active protein YtxJ translates to MIQDIDSIEEFEKILSESAEKPVFLYKHSSTCPISAGTWSDLKKYVKDNGKALFYRVMVRENKQLSHEIAEKCGVKHQSPQMILFRDGKPVWKASHYAICDSAMDEALG